In the genome of Blastopirellula marina, one region contains:
- the argC gene encoding N-acetyl-gamma-glutamyl-phosphate reductase gives MTVRVGIMGATGYTALELLKILVRHPQVEVTALTTRSEDRPHVSSIHPQFHKVLDLHLENWGAKELAENCDCVFGCLPHAASASVIPEILDAGMKVVDLSADYRLNDPDVYSQWYGADHPDAERMKTTVYGLPELFREGIAEAQLVANPGCYPTGISLSLAPLLKNGFIRPDGIIADCKSGVSGAGRTPKMGTLYPECNESFSAYGVGTHRHMPEIEQNLSVYSGHQATVIFTPHLVPMDRGILSTCYAIPEKDASEKELLGLLEETYQNEPFVRVRSDLPATKHVAGTNFCDITVRRVKDRVITISCIDNLIKGASGAAVQNFNLMYGFAETTALL, from the coding sequence ATGACGGTACGTGTCGGAATTATGGGAGCGACGGGCTACACCGCGCTCGAACTGTTGAAGATCCTGGTTCGTCATCCCCAGGTTGAAGTCACCGCGCTGACGACCCGCAGCGAAGATCGCCCGCACGTTAGCTCGATCCATCCTCAATTTCACAAGGTGCTCGACTTGCATCTCGAGAATTGGGGCGCGAAAGAGTTAGCGGAGAACTGCGATTGCGTGTTTGGTTGTCTTCCCCACGCCGCGTCGGCCTCGGTGATTCCAGAAATCCTGGATGCCGGCATGAAGGTGGTCGACTTGAGTGCGGACTATCGACTCAACGATCCGGACGTTTACAGTCAGTGGTATGGCGCCGATCACCCCGATGCCGAACGAATGAAGACAACCGTCTACGGTTTGCCAGAGCTATTTCGTGAAGGGATCGCGGAAGCCCAACTTGTAGCTAACCCTGGTTGTTACCCAACGGGTATTTCGCTTTCGCTGGCGCCACTTCTGAAGAATGGTTTCATTCGACCCGATGGAATTATCGCGGACTGCAAAAGTGGCGTAAGCGGGGCAGGGCGGACGCCTAAGATGGGAACCCTTTACCCGGAATGCAACGAAAGTTTCTCTGCATACGGAGTCGGCACGCACCGGCATATGCCTGAGATTGAACAAAACTTGAGCGTCTATTCCGGCCACCAGGCGACGGTGATCTTCACTCCGCACTTGGTGCCAATGGATCGTGGTATCTTGAGTACTTGTTATGCGATTCCGGAGAAAGATGCATCCGAGAAGGAATTGCTCGGTCTGCTGGAGGAAACTTATCAGAACGAACCGTTCGTGCGTGTCCGTAGCGACCTGCCCGCGACCAAGCATGTCGCCGGAACGAATTTTTGCGACATCACGGTCCGTCGCGTAAAGGATCGCGTGATTACCATTTCGTGTATCGACAATCTCATTAAAGGTGCCTCAGGTGCTGCGGTTCAGAACTTCAATTTGATGTACGGGTTCGCCGAAACGACTGCTTTGCTTTAA
- the argJ gene encoding bifunctional glutamate N-acetyltransferase/amino-acid acetyltransferase ArgJ gives MTSPIPAGFKMGGFHSGVKRNPNKEDLSLIVCDQDTVAAGVYTTNLVVAAPVVWDRARTPSDKIRAVITNSGNANACTGEQGDKDNAELAGIVANKVGVSADQVLTMSTGIIGHHLPMEKIRPGLDEVFQRLGTDESNFEAAARGIMTTDKGKKVAARECEINGKTVKLIGMCKGAGMIAPNMATMLAVVLTDAKLNPVQAKQLLTDVTNDTFNCITVDGHRSTNDTLLMLASGKSGAGELSGESLDKFRAELHQLCEDLAKQIPADGEGSTHVIEINIEGCKNRDDAFRIAKTVADSALVKTAITGGDPNWGRIVSAAGYSGVSFDPMGMELIVNGHLLYRQGTPVKFDEKTVSQSIKDSFETDVTLKFTEGDTKVRYWSSDLTVEYVKFNSEYRT, from the coding sequence ATGACTTCGCCAATTCCTGCTGGATTTAAGATGGGTGGCTTTCACTCTGGTGTGAAGCGAAACCCGAACAAGGAAGACTTGTCGCTGATCGTCTGCGATCAGGACACCGTTGCCGCTGGCGTTTATACGACGAACTTGGTCGTAGCGGCGCCAGTTGTCTGGGATCGAGCCCGCACCCCTTCCGATAAGATCCGCGCGGTCATCACCAATTCTGGCAATGCCAATGCTTGCACGGGCGAACAAGGCGATAAAGACAACGCCGAACTTGCCGGAATTGTTGCCAACAAGGTTGGCGTGAGTGCCGATCAAGTGTTGACCATGTCGACCGGAATTATCGGTCATCATTTGCCGATGGAGAAGATTCGACCAGGCTTGGACGAAGTTTTCCAGCGGTTAGGCACCGACGAAAGCAACTTTGAAGCGGCCGCTCGGGGCATCATGACAACCGACAAAGGTAAGAAGGTCGCGGCCCGCGAATGCGAGATTAATGGCAAGACCGTTAAGCTGATTGGCATGTGCAAAGGGGCCGGGATGATTGCTCCGAATATGGCCACCATGCTGGCGGTTGTATTGACCGATGCCAAGCTGAACCCGGTTCAAGCCAAACAGCTTTTGACCGATGTGACCAACGATACGTTCAATTGTATTACGGTCGATGGTCACCGTAGTACGAACGATACGCTACTGATGTTGGCCAGCGGCAAGTCAGGAGCTGGCGAACTTTCAGGTGAATCGCTCGATAAGTTCCGAGCGGAACTGCATCAACTATGCGAGGACCTGGCCAAGCAGATTCCAGCGGATGGCGAGGGTTCAACGCACGTGATTGAAATCAACATCGAAGGTTGTAAGAACCGCGACGACGCGTTTCGAATTGCCAAGACGGTTGCCGATAGTGCGTTGGTTAAGACGGCCATCACCGGCGGTGACCCCAACTGGGGACGAATCGTCTCGGCAGCTGGTTACTCAGGGGTTTCTTTTGATCCGATGGGAATGGAACTGATCGTCAATGGGCATCTATTGTATCGCCAAGGTACGCCAGTGAAGTTCGACGAAAAGACGGTGAGCCAGTCGATCAAAGATAGCTTTGAAACTGACGTGACTCTCAAATTCACCGAAGGCGATACGAAGGTTCGCTACTGGTCGAGTGACCTGACCGTGGAATACGTGAAATTCAACTCTGAGTATCGCACCTAA